From the bacterium genome, one window contains:
- the ftsH gene encoding ATP-dependent zinc metalloprotease FtsH — MQQHTKFSLWYTVAVVGAMLLLNALLFSGPAVPRIPYSEFLSRVTTGKVERVVITTDTIYGIDRDPNAPAPAKPVPATIEPPAKETPWRVPLDRFWRWVTGMRQQAREAEARLRSERARSFTVVPLPDPKLIETLQQHGVDFRGEIDTHWVSNFLLNWILPFGVMFAIWGYLMRRMGGGGRGVLSIGQSKAKVYQVDPATRATFADVAGVDEAVEETKEVVAFLKDPNKYTRLGAKLPKGVLLVGPPGTGKTLLARAVAGEAGVPFFSLNGSEFVEMFVGVGASRVRDLFAAAKAKAPCIVFIDELDAVGKRRDAPGLTVGGGYDERENTLNQLLVEMDGFDASQGVVLMAATNRPEVLDPALRRPGRFDREILVDRPTKAGRRAILAVHARKLTLGPEVDLDAIAAQTTGFVGADLANLCNEAALIASRRGRDAVQMADFQDAFERVLGGVEKKGTVLNPHERRVVAFHESGHTLVGYFTPGADPVQKVSIVPRGRGALGYTLQAPLEDRFLLSERELRGRLRTLLGGRAAEEIVFGEISTGAADDLEKASRLVRQMLTVYGMSERLPNLSLAENVQGSFLGQVSRDQPHSAEIERELGDETMELLREAYADAKALLVERRPQLEALATRLLAQEKVDEKDLLEILGPRQVAAGPPGAPAAAAARGD; from the coding sequence ATGCAGCAGCACACGAAATTCTCGCTCTGGTACACGGTCGCGGTGGTCGGCGCGATGCTGTTGCTGAACGCGCTGCTCTTCTCCGGGCCGGCGGTGCCGCGGATTCCGTACAGCGAGTTCCTGTCGCGCGTGACGACCGGCAAGGTCGAGCGGGTGGTGATCACCACCGACACCATCTACGGCATCGACCGGGATCCCAACGCGCCGGCGCCGGCGAAGCCGGTCCCGGCGACCATCGAGCCGCCGGCGAAGGAGACGCCGTGGCGGGTGCCGCTCGACCGCTTCTGGCGCTGGGTCACCGGCATGCGGCAGCAGGCCCGCGAGGCCGAGGCGCGGCTGCGCTCGGAGCGGGCGCGCAGCTTCACCGTGGTGCCGCTCCCGGATCCGAAGCTGATCGAGACGCTGCAGCAGCACGGCGTCGACTTCCGCGGCGAGATCGACACCCACTGGGTGAGCAACTTCCTCCTCAACTGGATCCTGCCCTTCGGTGTCATGTTCGCCATCTGGGGGTACCTGATGCGGCGCATGGGCGGCGGCGGCCGCGGCGTGCTCAGCATCGGGCAGAGCAAGGCGAAGGTGTACCAGGTCGATCCGGCGACCCGCGCCACCTTCGCCGACGTCGCCGGCGTCGACGAGGCGGTCGAGGAGACCAAGGAGGTCGTCGCCTTTCTCAAGGATCCCAACAAGTACACCCGGCTCGGCGCCAAGCTGCCGAAGGGGGTGCTCCTGGTCGGCCCGCCGGGCACCGGCAAGACGCTGCTGGCGCGCGCCGTCGCCGGCGAGGCCGGGGTCCCGTTCTTCAGCCTCAACGGCTCGGAGTTCGTCGAGATGTTCGTCGGCGTCGGCGCCTCGCGGGTGCGCGACCTCTTCGCCGCCGCCAAGGCGAAAGCGCCGTGCATCGTGTTCATCGACGAGCTCGACGCCGTCGGCAAGCGGCGCGACGCGCCCGGGCTGACGGTCGGCGGCGGCTACGACGAGCGCGAGAACACCCTCAACCAGCTCCTGGTCGAGATGGACGGCTTCGACGCCAGCCAGGGGGTGGTGCTGATGGCGGCGACCAACCGGCCGGAGGTGCTCGATCCGGCGCTGCGCCGCCCCGGGCGCTTCGACCGCGAGATCCTCGTCGACCGTCCGACCAAGGCGGGGCGCCGGGCCATCCTCGCCGTGCACGCGCGCAAGCTGACGCTCGGGCCGGAGGTCGATCTCGACGCCATCGCCGCCCAGACCACCGGCTTCGTCGGCGCCGACCTCGCCAACCTCTGCAACGAGGCGGCGCTGATCGCCTCGCGCCGCGGCCGCGACGCGGTGCAGATGGCGGACTTCCAGGACGCCTTCGAGCGCGTCCTCGGCGGGGTGGAGAAGAAGGGGACGGTGCTCAATCCGCACGAGCGCCGCGTCGTCGCCTTCCACGAGTCCGGCCACACGCTGGTCGGCTACTTCACCCCCGGCGCCGACCCGGTGCAGAAGGTGTCGATCGTCCCGCGCGGCCGCGGCGCCCTCGGCTACACGCTGCAGGCGCCGCTCGAGGACCGCTTCCTGCTCTCCGAGCGGGAGCTGCGCGGCCGGCTGCGCACGCTGCTCGGCGGCCGCGCCGCCGAGGAGATCGTGTTCGGCGAGATCTCCACCGGTGCCGCCGACGACCTCGAGAAGGCGAGCCGGTTGGTGCGCCAGATGCTCACCGTCTACGGCATGAGCGAGCGGCTGCCGAACCTGTCATTGGCGGAGAACGTCCAGGGGAGCTTCCTGGGCCAGGTGTCGCGCGACCAGCCGCACTCGGCCGAGATCGAACGGGAACTCGGCGACGAGACCATGGAGCTGCTGCGCGAGGCCTACGCGGACGCGAAGGCGCTGCTGGTCGAGCGGCGCCCGCAGCTCGAGGCGCTCGCGACCCGGTTGCTGGCGCAGGAGAAGGTGGACGAGAAGGACCTGCTGGAGATCCTCGGTCCGCGCCAGGTCGCTGCCGGCCCGCCAGGGGCGCCGGCCGCTGCGGCCGCGCGCGGCGACTAG